The following coding sequences lie in one Arachis ipaensis cultivar K30076 chromosome B05, Araip1.1, whole genome shotgun sequence genomic window:
- the LOC107640797 gene encoding leucine-rich repeat extensin-like protein 6 — protein MDTGVLFYEIDPPYIHEDPVRGEYYIYCAVPRIRNYVVRGRPFQYPIRTSYFNPDAPYDFPLSWLHPGGPGIPHPEEQIPPPPDHPPPPEPHLPDEPIPAQLIHEAPLAPFVLDEWGVPVLPPELDPLPEPIEPPVFDEQQGHEYDQMMEAPPPSPDCILFGSYPFMVPVASSGSSAITPAEE, from the coding sequence atggacacgggagtcctATTCTACGAGATTGATCCACCGTACATCCACGAGGACCCGGTGCGTGGCGAGTATTACATCTACTGTGCGGTACCTCGTATCCGTAATTATGTAGTTCGTGGTAGACCTTTCCAGTACCCTATTAGGACATCATACTTTAATCCTGATGCACCctatgactttcctttatcttggTTACACCCCGGCGGACCTGGGATACCTCATCCGGAGGAGCAGATACCACCTCCACCTGACCATCCTCCTCCACCTGAACCTCATCTACCTGATGAGCCTATACCTGCCCAGCTTATCCATGAGGCACCTCTTGCACCTTTTGTCCTTGATGAGTGGGGTGTTCCTGTGTTGCCACCCGAGCTTGATCCTTTACCTGAGCCGATCGAGCCTCCTGTCTTTGATGAGCAGCAGGGACATGAGTATGATCAGATGATGGAGGCGCCACCTCCTTCTCCAGACTGTATTTTGTTTGGTAGCTATCCTTTTATGGTTCCTGTGGCCAGCAGTGGTTCCTCTGCTATCACTCCAGCAGAAGAATag